A part of Primulina eburnea isolate SZY01 chromosome 10, ASM2296580v1, whole genome shotgun sequence genomic DNA contains:
- the LOC140803149 gene encoding uncharacterized protein isoform X4 → MRAGENPKPHTFALQEKCSGETMQGLHHHQQQLAALLAAALPKDDSSSAALAPTTATVTPASEEGESSRLSALTSLHRAVLYPPNSLLVAHSASYISKGFSQLISDKLYSVRLAAAKAYGALCSVLCSISVASNGRQNHVVLGSLIDQFIGWSLPSLNNTGGETSELALESLHEFLNVGDVGAVERYALPILKACQELIEDEKTSVSLLQRLLGVLTLISLKFFRCFQPHFVDIVDILLGWAMIPDIKESDKCVIMDSFLQFQKHWVNNMQFSLGLLSKFLGDMDVLLQDGGSGTPQQFKRILALLTCFCTVLQSVASGLLEINFLEQINESLCQMVPVLLQCLSLIGKKFGWSKWIEESWRCLTLLAEILSERFSSFYPMAVDTLFQSLEVENANKVLETETISTFQVHGILKTNLQLLSLQKLGLMSSSVLNILRFEGPISHLRLHPNHLVTGSAAATYIFLLQHGKNDVVEKTMDSLIEELQLLTCKLEQISIMVDELDVMAGSKCYSKSELVVLIKFNMKVLLSCVTFGPGSSLIGQTDVDTLCVSRAHKLVTFVSSKMDPFSSPIQNSVELQVTILKTLERLTAIELVSKYSMSKQKTSSGKYAEGEIVRNSCPTIVFDPLRRCSKLLIKSLCVISPFTVKIEAIKWVHKFCENVIEVYKNIEAPLYPCQVAACWKIIHGLLLSILAAASDKEPKVRYLVAAAVEMLLIAKLIHPLHFPVIAEVFLEKLGDPETHIKNTYLKQLSHVLPVTTYTCDLHDFGLISTNCSRVHTLSDHSVHWKQLFALKQMPQKLHSHQLVSILSYISQRWQVPLASWIHRLIYSCYSKRDPSLTQQEDVDVDNGLWWDIKVEEDTLERICTVNHLAGAWWAIHEAARFCITTRLRTNLGGPTQTFAALERMLLDIAHVLRLETDQNDGNFNVIGSCAHLLPMRLFLEFVEALKKNVYNAYEGSTILSHASRQSLLFFRANKKVCEEWFSRISEPMMDAGLKLQCHDATIHYCSLRLVDISNFVALALSDNSKVQASENLQNIRGRYAGDILRILRNMTFALCKKREPEVLIGIQKWATISFSPLFKEDGSSDGMNLEFSWITGLVYQARGEHEKAAAHYIHLLQTEESLSSMGSDGVQFAIARIIESYTAISDWKSLESWLLELQTIRAKYAGKSYAGALTTAGNEINSIQALACFDEGNFQAAWSFLDLTPKSSNELTLDPKLALQRSEQMLLQAMLLHVEGKADEVCHELQRAKSLMEETFSVLALDGLVDAAPHVNQLYCISAFEESCKPGDNQGKHVTSLLNSYIQTGQFPCGGVYQDCSLWLKVLRVHQTTLPTAPVTLELCKNLMILARKQRNLRLATRLSNYLKSHVSLCFHDGLHEYFTSILEYEAILAMRAENKEEALTYLWSFVRPFLVDSSIVPSDSRVSVLKANACLKLSKWLIRDYAHKSLENVVLKMRADFIMTEITSGNGSASLGDGYQSSKSRVNLIVEELAGTATKLSTLLCPTMGKSWILYASWCYVQARASVSSDCEMALHSCSFSPILASEIQHQRFVLTEEEQLRVKNIILEHTLNRSDEKMYEERGDYDSLETGYSQNESNSKVLLQKIIDAIETAAGTPGAEDNDIGSLSAALAIQLQKCFSSSTTVLEDAEVMSLVHYLVEVWWSLRRRRVSLFGHAAQAFINYLSYSSMKCSNGQLSSCDVESNYKYPSHTLRAILNVLHIIVNYGVELKDTIEPALSKVPLPPLEEITPQLFARLSSHPNEVVRKQLENLLITRAKLSPWSLVYPTLVDVNSQEKEPSEEIQKILAYLNKLYPRLVQDAHLMIKELENVTVLWEELWLGTLQDLHSDVMRRINLLKEDAARIAENSTLSHGEKNKINGAKYSAMMAPVFVVLERRLTSTSRKPETPHEARFLEEYQETIKLAFAKFKTPPASVVAIGDVWRPFENIAASLASYQRKSSVSLGEVSPLLASLSTSYAPMPGLEKEATISEPESDLDSISPGIVTISSFSAQVSILPTKTKPKKIVIMGSDGMNYTYLLKGREDLRLDARIMQLLQAVNRVLQSSAATRGQPLGIRYYSVTPISGRAGLIQWVDNLISIYSVFKSWQNRAQLSQLSAMGTDTKTTAPPVARPSDLFYGKIIPALKEKGIRRVISRRDWPHEVKRKVLLELMKETPKHLLYQELWCASEGFQAFNSKLKRYSGSVAAMSIVGHILGLGDRHLDNILVDFCRGDIVHIDYNVCFDKGQRLKIPEIVPFRLTQTVEAALGLTGMEGSFRANCEAVLSVLRKNKDIILMLLEVFVWDPLVEWTRANFHDDAAVVGEERRGMELAVSLSLFASRVQEIRIPLQEHHDLLLSTLPDIEVALERFFDALNQYEIVSGLFYCADQDRSTLVLHESSAKLAAAEATSNSEKTLALFEMHALEFAQAQAIVMEKGREAATWIEQHGMILDALRGSSIPEIKACIKLTGSGEALSLTSAVLVSGVPLTVVPEPTQIQCHDIDREISHLVTELDYGLSSAVAALQMYSLALQRILPLNYLITSQVHGWAQVMLSLNTLSPDIISVALRQGVELVTKGHNNGTLSVKSSYDDLCLKLMNHTADIERLEEDCSEITISIGQGTESKAKERLLSTFVNHIQHSGLKRRQEAFIPERTLISAFHGDIEEKRESMLSILNKVLYNLFTDVKHRISRSQDNSAVARNTNTGLSSYFGSFPGDFEEQIEKCALVAEFLEELKCHVGLDVHDTEANANISSYTSQESWASLFKTNLLFCKNFVRNMIEVVVPSVIKSAISFNSDVMDIFGSISQIRGSIETSLEQFIQVQLEKSSLIELEQNYFVKVGLITEQQLALEEAAVKGRDHLSWEEAEELASQEEACRVQLDKLHQMWNQKDLRNSLLMKKEASITSALISTEHQLKSLIGSESEMEPHVLRKKGLLTVLTESFSELESIDQALISTVGPICHSSHRIPYLAEMMNSGHAISEYIWKFPSLPSNFSFLIWKVSVVDLLLDSCTHDVATSFDQNLGFEQHVDLVKKALSDQLQERISRYLKERVVPLMLTRLDTEIEMLREKVESSKDRTIDQIKIDHDAVGRVQFMLEEYCNAHETVRAAISAASIMKKQVNELKDALIKTNLEICQMEWIYDISSSPLKSTPMISQKFIGGDDNLLSVILNISRSKLLEKLQSSVTKIARSLERLQSCEGTSIATEGQLERAMSWACGGPNSSPAGNSGIPLEFHDHLINRRQLLQGARENASEVMKVCTSILEFEASRHGIFRTKDGGIWEQSYLNALKNLDVTYHSFTRSEQEWKQAQSNMEAASSGLVSASNELHVAALKAKSASGDMQSTLLAMRDSACELSVALSAYSGIIRGHSTLTSECGPMLEEVLAITEALHDVHSLGKEAAVLHSSIMQNLSKANAILLPLESLLSKDVAAMTDAMAREKETNVEIAPIHGQAIFQSYHNRIKEALLGFKPLVPALVLSVEELYSKLIKLARAAGLHAGNLHKALEGLGESLQVRSQDIGPSREDLSNHAIVYDTQESGKFSKSNSEFDSGSVSLNELCLPDRGWISPPESIDNGSTESGFTSAEASLADSFSGLDITELLSGDSDSKENGGYPHCMPSLLTEVQDLPLEKAEAKILLESSDLVREDKAILLNQDKAEEESRGTSFTDMRTVDQARGKNAYAMSVLRRVEMKLDGRDITETRDITVAEQVDFLLRQATNIDNLCNMYEGWTPWI, encoded by the exons ATGAGGGCAGGGGAAAACCCGAAACCCCACACCTTTGCTCTCCAAGAGAAATGCAGTGGAGAGACGATGCAAGGGCTTCACCACCACCAACAGCAGCTGGCGGCGCTCCTCGCTGCGGCGCTACCCAAGGACGATTCCTCGTCAGCCGCACTTGCACCCACCACTGCCACCGTGACGCCTGCTTCTGAAGAAGGGGAATCATCTCGTCTCTCTGCCCTCACCTCCCTCCACCGCGCCGTGCTATATCCTCCAAATTCTCTTCTTGTCGCTCACTCCGCCTCTTATATATCTAAAGGCTTCTCTCAACTAATATCCGACAA ATTGTATTCAGTACGTCTTGCAGCAGCTAAAGCATACGGGGCTTTATGCTCTGTATTGTGTTCGATCTCTGTCGCCTCAAATGGTAGGCAGAACCATGTTGTACTTGGCAGCTTGATTGATCAGTTTATTGGGTGGTCATTACCATCTCTGAACAACACTGGCGGTGAGACTTCAGAACTAGCTTTGGAGAGCCTTCATGAGTTTCTTAATGTTGGAGATGTTGGAGCGGTTGAGAGATATGCTTTGCCTATACTTAAAGCTTGCCAGGAACTTATTGAGGATGAAAAAACCTCTGTGAGTTTACTGCAGAGGCTTCTTGGTGTGTTGACATTGATTTCATTGAAGTTTTTCAGATGCTTCCAGCCCCATTTTGTGGACATTGTTGATATACTTCTTGGATGGGCAATGATACCGGATATCAAAGAATCAGACAAGTGTGTGATTATGGACAGTTTCTTGCAATTTCAAAAGCACTGGGTGAATAATATGCAGTTTTCTTTGGGATTGCTATCAAAGTTTTTGGGTGATATGGACGTGTTACTCCAGGATGGGGGTTCTGGTACTCCTCAACAATTTAAACGAATTCTTGCCTTGCTTACTTGTTTCTGTACAGTTTTGCAGTCAGTGGCATCTGGTTTGCTGGAAATCAATTTTCTTGAGCAAATTAATGAATCTCTTTGCCAAATGGTACCTGTTTTACTTCAATGCTTATCTTTGATCGGGAAGAAATTTGGATGGTCAAAATGGATCGAGGAGTCTTGGAGGTGCTTGACATTGTTGGCAGAAATATTGAGTGAAAGGTTTTCTAGTTTTTACCCTATGGCAGTGGATACATTGTTTCAAAGCTTGGAAGTAGAAAATGCAAACAAAGTTCTGGAAACTGAGACTATTTCTACCTTCCAGGTTCATGGCATTCTCAAAACTAATCTACAATTACTGTCACTTCAAAAGCTTGGACTTATGTCTTCATCTGTGCTTAATATATTGCGGTTTGAGGGACCCATATCTCACCTGCGGTTGCATCCAAATCACTTAGTGACTGGAAGTGCTGCAGCTACTTACATCTTCTTGCTTCAGCATGGGAAGAATGATGTTGTTGAAAAAACAATGGATTCTTTAATTGAAGAACTACAGTTACTGACGTGCAAACTTGAGCAAATTTCAATTATGGTTGATGAGCTGGATGTGATGGCAGGCTCTAAATGTTATTCTAAATCAGAATTAGTGGTGTTGATAAAGTTTAATATGAAAGTACTGTTGAGTTGTGTAACTTTTGGACCAGGTAGCAGTTTGATCGGGCAAACTGATGTTGATACTTTGTGTGTTAGCAGGGCACATAAGTTGGTAACTTTTGTGTCCAGCAAGATGGATCCCTTTTCTTCACCCATCCAGAATAGTGTAGAATTACAAGTTACTATTCTGAAAACATTGGAGAGACTTACAGCAATTGAATTAGTGAGTAAGTACTCCATGAGTAAACAGAAAACATCATCTGGTAAATACGCAGAGGGGGAGATTGTAAGAAACTCGTGTCCAACAATTGTCTTTGATCCCCTGAGAAGATGCTCTAAGCTCCTTATAAAATCTCTTTGTGTAATTTCTCCTTTTACAGTCAAGATAGAAGCCATAAAATGGGTTcacaaattttgtgaaaatGTTATCGAGGTATATAAGAATATAGAGGCTCCATTATACCCTTGCCAAGTTGCTGCTTGCTGGAAAATTATTCACGGATTACTGCTCTCAATTTTGGCTGCTGCTTCAGATAAAGAACCAAAAGTGAGATACCTTGTTGCAGCTGCTGTTGAGATGCTACTGATAGCAAAACTTATCCACCCTCTGCACTTTCCTGTAATTGCTGAAGTGTTCCTTGAAAAACTTGGTGATCCAGAAACACATATAAAAAATACTTATCTTAAGCAGCTTTCCCATGTGCTACCTGTGACGACATATACATGTGAtcttcatgattttggattgaTCAGTACAAATTGTTCTCGAGTTCATACATTGAGTGATCACTCGGTGCACTGGAAACAACTTTTTGCCCTCAAGCAAATGCCACAGAAACTTCACTCGCACCAACTTGTTTCCATTTTGAGTTATATTTCACAGAGATGGCAGGTACCCCTAGCTTCTTGGATCCACCGGCTCATTTATTCCTGCTATAGCAAAAGAGACCCCTCACTTACTCAGCAGGAGGATGTAGATGTTGATAATGGTTTGTGGTGGGATATAAAAGTGGAGGAAGATACCCTCGAAAGAATTTGTACAGTTAATCACCTTGCCGGTGCATGGTGGGCTATACATGAAGCGGCTAGATTTTGCATTACTACTCGACTACGGACTAACCTTGGTGGGCCAACTCAAACTTTTGCTGCGTTGGAGCGTATGCTTCTTGACATTGCTCATGTACTGCGGCTTGAAACTGACCAAAATGATGGAAATTTTAATGTCATAGGTTCTTGTGCTCACTTATTGCCAATGAGGTTGTTTCTGGAATTTGTCGAGGCCTTGAAGAAAAATGTGTATAATGCTTATGAAGGGTCAACCATCCTATCACATGCTTCCAGACAAAGCTTGTTATTTTTCAGGGCAAATAAAAAGGTCTGCGAGGAATGGTTCTCTCGAATAAGTGAGCCAATGATGGATGCAGGATTGAAGCTTCAGTGCCATGATGCTACCATTCATTACTGCTCGCTACGATTGGTTGATATCAGCAATTTTGTTGCTTTAGCACTATCAGATAATTCAAAAGTCCAGGCAAGTGAAAATCTTCAAAATATCAGAGGCAGATATGCTGGAGATATTCTAAGAATTCTTCGTAACATGACTTTCGCTTTATGTAAGAAACGTGAACCTGAAGTATTAATTGGCATACAAAAATGGGCTACCATTTCATTCTCTCCATTATTCAAAGAGGACGGTTCAAGTGACGGTATGAATTTGGAATTTTCATGGATCACTGGGCTTGTTTATCAGGCTAGAGGCGAGCATGAGAAGGCTGCTGCTCACTATATCCATTTGTTACAGACTGAAGAATCACTCTCTTCTATGGGTTCTGATGGAGTACAATTCGCCATTGCACGAATTATTGAGAGTTACACAGCTATATCTGATTGGAAGTCTTTGGAATCCTGGCTGCTAGAGCTGCAGACTATCCGTGCAAAGTATGCTGGAAAGAGTTATGCTGGTGCTCTAACCACTGCTGGAAATGAAATAAACTCAATTCAAGCCTTGGCTTGCTTTGATGAGGGTAACTTCCAGGCAGCATGGTCATTCCTTGATTTGACCCCAAAAAGTAGCAACGAACTCACACTTGATCCCAAGCTGGCTTTACAAAGAAGTGAACAAATGCTTTTGCAGGCAATGCTTCTCCATGTCGAAGGAAAAGCGGACGAGGTGTGCCATGAGTTGCAGAGGGCCAAATCATTGATGGAAGAAACATTCTCTGTTTTGGCACTTGATGGACTTGTGGATGCAGCTCCGCATGTGAATCAGTTGTATTGCATTTCTGCCTTTGAAGAAAGTTGCAAACCTGGAGACAATCAGGGTAAGCACGTCACATCATTATTAAATTCATATATCCAAACAGGGCAATTCCCATGTGGTGGAGTTTATCAAGATTGCAGTTTGTGGCTAAAAGTTCTTCGAGTTCATCAGACTACTCTCCCAACCGCACCTGTGACTCTTGAACTCTGCAAAAACTTAATGATCCTAGctcgcaagcaaaggaacctaAGGCTGGCAACCCGACTCAGCAATTATCTCAAAAGCCATGTATCACTTTGCTTTCATGATGGTTTGCACGAATATTTCACCTCTATTTTGGAATACGAAGCCATTTTAGCCATGCGAGCTGAAAACAAGGAAGAAGCCTTGACATATCTTTGGTCTTTTGTGCGCCCTTTCTTAGTTGATTCATCGATTGTACCATCTGATTCTCGTGTCAGTGTATTGAAGGCTAATGCTTGCTTGAAACTTTCGAAGTGGTTGATAAGAGACTATGCACATAAGAGCTTGGAGAATGTCGTTCTTAAAATGCGTGCAGATTTTATAATGACTGAGATTACTTCTGGCAATGGGTCTGCCTCCTTAGGTGATGGTTATCAAAGCTCTAAATCGAGGGTAAATCTTATTGTGGAGGAACTTGCTGGTACAGCTACAAAGTTGTCTACTCTTCTTTGCCCAACGATGGGAAAGTCGTGGATTTTGTATGCGTCATGGTGCTATGTTCAAGCTAGAGCATCTGTCTCTTCCGATTGTGAGATGGCCCTTCATTCTTGTTCCTTTTCTCCAATTCTTGCCTCCGAAATTCAACATCAGAGATTTGTGTTAACTGAAGAAGAGCAATTACGTGTTAAAAACATCATTCTAGAACATACTTTGAATAGATCCGATGAGAAAATGTATGAAGAAAGAGGAGATTACGATTCCTTGGAGACTGGGTATTCACAAAATGAGAGCAATTCGAAGGTTTTATTGCAGAAAATAATAGATGCTATTGAAACTGCAGCTGGAACACCCGGAGCTGAGGACAATGATATTGGTAGTCTCTCTGCTGCACTAGCTATACAGTTGCAGAAATGCTTTTCGTCCTCTACCACCGTATTAGAGGATGCCGAAGTAATGTCCTTGGTACATTATTTGGTTGAAGTTTGGTGGTCTTTGAGAAGGAGACGCGTTTCTCTCTTTGGTCACGCAGCTCAAGCTTTTATAAATTATCTTTCATATTCATCTATGAAGTGTTCTAACGGTCAGTTATCTAGCTGTGATGTTGAGTCCAATTATAAATATCCGAGTCACACTCTTAGAGCCATCCTTAATGTGCTACACATTATAGTCAACTATGGAGTTGAGTTAAAAGATACAATTGAGCCTGCTCTTTCTAAGGTTCCTTTGCCACCATTGGAg GAAATAACACCTCAACTTTTTGCTCGATTAAGTTCGCATCCAAATGAAGTGGTCAGGAAGCAGTTGGAGAACTTGTTAATCACGCGGGCAAAACTTTCTCCTTGGTCTTTAGTGTACCCAACTCTTGTTGATGTAAATTCTCAAGAAAAGGAACCTTCCGAGGAGATTCAGAAAATTCTTGCATATTTG AATAAGCTTTATCCAAGATTAGTACAGGATGCTCACCTCATGATAAAGGAGCTTGAAAATGTAACTGTCCTTTGGGAGGAACTGTGGCTTGGCACACTCCAGGATCTTCATTCAG ATGTAATGAGACGTATAAATTTGTTGAAAGAGGATGCTGCACGAATTGCGGAGAATTCTACTCTTAGCCATGGTGAGAAGAACAAGATCAATGGTGCAAAATACTCTGCTATGATGGCTCCGGTTTTTGTGGTGTTAGAGCGTCGCTTGACTTCGACTTCTAGAAAACCTGAGACACCTCATGAAGCCCGGTTTCTCGAGGAGTATCAGGAAACAATAAAATTAGCATTTGCAAAATTTAAGACTCCTCCTGCATCTGTTGTTGCTATAGGGGATGTTTGGAGACCATTTGAGAATATTGCTGCTTCCTTGGCATCTTATCAGAGAAAATCTTCTGTATCTTTGGGAGAAGTTTCTCCACTGTTGGCTTCACTATCAACTTCATATGCTCCAATGCCAGGTCTTGAGAAGGAAGCTACTATATCTGAACCAGAAAGTGACTTAGATAGCATATCTCCGGGAATCGTGACAATCTCATCCTTTTCTGCGCAAGTATCAATTTTACCAACCAAaaccaaaccaaagaaaattgttATTATGGGCTCAGATGGTATGAATTATACATATCTCTTGAAAGGACGAGAAGACTTGCGTCTAGATGCCAGAATTATGCAGCTATTGCAAGCTGTAAATCGTGTTCTGCAGTCATCAGCTGCCACACGTGGTCAGCCACTTGGCATTCGCTATTACTCTGTGACGCCTATAAGTGGTCGTGCTGGTCTGATTCAGTGGGTAGATAATCTGATTAGCATTTATAGTGTTTTTAAATCATGGCAGAATAGAGCACAGTTGTCTCAGCTTTCTGCTATGGGCACTGATACAAAAACTACAGCTCCTCCTGTTGCTCGGCCCAGTGACTTGTTTTATGGAAAAATCATACCAGCACTCAAAGAGAAAGGAATCAGACGGGTAATTTCTAGGAGAGATTGGCCTCATGAAGTTAAGCGAAAAGTTCTTTTAGAACTAATGAAGGAAACTCCCAAACACCTTCTTTACCAGGAACTTTGGTGTGCTAGTGAAGGATTCCAAGCCTTCAACTCAAAATTGAAGAG GTATTCTGGGAGTGTTGCAGCCATGAGTATTGTAGGCCATATTTTGGGACTAGGCGATAGACATCTGGATAACATCCTTGTAGATTTTTGTAGAGGGGATATCGTGCATATTGATTATAATGTGTGCTTTGATAAGGGCCAGAGATTAAAGATCCCTGAAATTGTTCCATTCCGCCTAACTCAGACGGTTGAAGCAGCATTAGGGCTAACTGGCATGGAAGGCTCTTTTAGGGCGAACTGTGAGGCTGTTTTAAGTGTTTTGAGGAAGAACAAGGATATAATTTTGATGTTGTTAGAAGTTTTTGTTTGGGATCCACTTGTAGAATGGACACGCGCAAACTTTCATGATGATGCAGCTGTTGTTGGTGAAGAAAGGAGGGGCATGGAACTTGCTGTCAGCTTAAGTCTATTTGCGTCACGAGTCCAAGAAATCCGTATACCGTTGCAG GAGCATCACGATCTTTTGCTGTCTACGTTACCAGATATTGAAGTAGCTCTTGAG AGGTTTTTCGACGCTCTAAACCAGTATGAGATTGTTTCTGGTCTATTCTATTGTGCTGACCAAGATAGATCAACCCTTGTTCTACATGAATCGTCCGCAAAATTGGCTGCTGCTGAAGCCACTAGTAATTCAGAGAAAACCTTAGCCTTGTTCGAAATGCATGCTCTAGAATTTGCTCAAGCACAGGCCATTGTGATGGAGAAAGGCCGAGAGGCAGCGACTTGGATTGAGCAGCATGGGATGATTCTTGATGCTTTGCGTGGCAGTTCAATTCCAGAAATCAAAGCCTGCATAAAGCTGACTGGTTCAGGAGAAGCTTTGTCGCTTACATCTGCAGTTCTTGTTTCTGGGGTTCCATTGACTGTTGTCCCTGAGCCCACACAAATTCAATGCCATGACATTGACAGGGAGATATCTCACTTGGTAACCGAGCTAGATTATGGGCTTTCTTCAGCTGTTGCAGCACTCCAAATGTATTCGTTGGCTCTTCAGCGAATCTTACCTTTGAATTACCTTATTACCAGCCAAGTGCATGGTTGGGCACAAGTTATGCTTTCTTTGAACACACTTTCTCCTGACATCATATCTGTGGCGCTAAGACAAGGTGTTGAACTTGTCACTAAGGGACACAATAATGGAACTCTCTCTGTTAAGAGCAGTTATGATGATCTTTGCCTCAAGTTAATGAATCATACGGCGGATATTGAAAGATTGGAAGAAGATTGCTCAGAAATTACGATCTCCATTGGCCAAGGGACTGAATCAAAAGCCAAGGAACGTCTCCTATCCACTTTCGTAAACCACATTCAACATTCAGGCCTCAAGAGAAGACAGGAAGCCTTCATACCTGAACGAACTTTAATATCTGCATTCCACGGTGATATCGAAGAGAAAAGAGAAAGCATGCTATCTATTTTGAATAAAGTTTTGTACAATTTGTTTACTGATGTCAAGCACAGAATATCTAGAAGTCAGGATAATTCTGCTGTTGCAAGAAATACAAATACTGGCTTATCATCTTACTTCGGATCCTTTCCTGGGGATTTCGAAGAACAAATAGAAAAATGTGCACTTGTAGCAGAGTTTCTTGAAGAACTAAAATGCCATGTTGGACTGGATGTCCATGACACTGAGGCAAATGCAAACATTTCCAGTTATACATCACAAGAAAGCTGGGCATCTCTTTTCAAGACTAATCTTTTATTTTGCAAAAACTTTGTTAGGAACATGATTGAAGTGGTTGTACCCAGTGTAATAAAATCTGCGATTTCATTTAATTCTGATGTAATGGATATTTTTGGATCCATCTCCCAGATTCGGGGATCTATAGAGACTAGCCTTGAGCAGTTTATCCAGGTTCAACTAGAGAAGTCTTCCTTGATTGAACTTGAGCAGAACTACTTTGTGAAGGTTGGTCTTATCACTGAACAACAGTTGGCTCTTGAGGAAGCTGCTGTTAAGGGTAGAGATCATTTATCTTGGGAAGAGGCTGAGGAGCTAGCTTCTCAAGAAGAAGCTTGCAGAGTGCAACTTGACAAACTCCATCAAATGTGGAACCAGAAAGACCTCCGAAATTCGTTGCTTATGAAGAAAGAAGCAAGCATCACTAGCGCTTTGATTTCCACTGAACATCAATTGAAATCTCTCATTGGTTCTGAATCAGAAATGGAACCACATGTTTTGAGAAAGAAAGGACTTCTTACAGTCCTGACTGAGTCTTTCTCTGAGCTAGAATCAATTGATCAAGCCTTGATTTCAACTGTTGGTCCTATTTGTCATAGCTCACATAGAATTCCTTATCTCGCAGAAATGATGAATTCTGGACATGCAATATCCGAATATATATGGAAGTTTCCTAGTTTACCGAGCAATTTTTCCTTCCTTATATGGAAGGTTTCTGTGGTGGATCTTTTGCTTGATTCATGCACACATGATGTTGCCACATCTTTTGATCAAAATTTGGGATTTGAGCAACATGTTGATCTAGTGAAAAAGGCGCTTAGTGACCAACTTCAGGAGCGCATCAGTCGATACTTGAAAGAAAGAGTTGTTCCGCTTATGCTGACAAGATTAGATACAGAAATTGAGATGCTAAGGGAAAAGGTGGAGTCAAGTAAGGATCGTACTattgatcaaataaaaataGATCATGATGCAGTTGGAAGAGTGCAATTCATGCTTGAGGAGTACTGTAATGCCCATGAAACTGTTAGAGCAGCAATATCAGCTGCTTCAATCATGAAGAAGCAGGTGAATGAACTTAAAGATGCTCTAATAAAGACCAACCTGGAAATTTGTCAGATGGAATGGATTTATGACATATCATCAAGTCCCTTGAAAAGTACCCCTATGATTTCTCAAAAGTTTATTGGAGGCGATGATAACTTACTGTCAGTGATTTTGAACATCAGCAGATCCAAATTGCTGGAAAAATTACAATCTTCAGTTACAAAAATAGCTAGGTCATTGGAGCGCCTGCAATCTTGTGAAGGAACTTCTATTGCAACAGAAGGCCAGCTTGAAAGGGCAATGAGCTGGGCCTGCGGGGGTCCAAATTCTAGCCCTGCTGGAAATTCCGGAATACCCCTGGAATTCCATGATCATCTGATTAATCGCAGACAATTGTTGCAGGGAGCTCGAGAAAATGCATCAGAAGTAATGAAAGTCTGCACCTCCATATTGGAGTTTGAAGCTTCAAGACATGGCATTTTTAGGACTAAAGATGGTGGAATCTGGGAGCAATCTTACCTAAATGCATTAAAAAATTTGGACGTCACCTATCATTCTTTTACGC GGTCTGAACAAGAATGGAAGCAAGCGCAAAGCAACATGGAAGCTGCTTCTAGTGGTTTAGTTTCTGCATCTAACGAACTTCATGTTGCTGCTCTGAAAGCAAAATCAGCATCAG GTGACATGCAAAGCACCCTTCTGGCAATGAGGGACTCTGCCTGTGAACTCAGTGTGGCACTATCTGCGTATAGTGGCATTATTCGAGGGCATAGCACTCTGACTTCTGAATGTGGTCCCATGCTTGAAGAG GTCTTGGCTATAACAGAAGCTCTTCATGATGTTCACAGTTTGGGAAAAGAGGCTGCTGTCTTGCACTCTTCTATCATGCAAAATCTTTCAAAG GCTAATGCAATCCTACTTCCACTTGAGTCATTATTGTCAAAGGATGTTGCTGCTATGACTGATGCTATGGCACGGGAAAAAGAGACAAACGTGGAGATTGCTCCCATTCATGGACAAGCTATATTTCAGTCTTACCATAATAGGATCAAGGAAGCTTTACTAGGCTTCAAGCCTTTGGTACCAGCACTCGTATTATCCGTGGAGGAGCTCTACTCTAAGTTGATTAAACTAGCAAGAGCCGCTGGTCTGCATGCCGGCAACCTCCATAAA GCTTTAGAAGGGTTAGGAGAAAGCCTGCAAGTAAGGTCACAGGATATTGGTCCGTCAAGGGAGGATCTTTCCAATCACGCCATAGTGTATGATACCCAGGAGAGTGGAAAGTTCTCCAAATCTAACAGCGAATTTGATAGTGGTTCTGTCAGTTTGAATGAATTGTGTTTACCAGATAGAGGATGGATATCTCCTCCAGAGAGCATTGATAATGGCAGCACAGAGTCAGGTTTCACCTCAGCTGAGGCAAGTCTTGCAGATAGCTTCAGTGGTCTTGATATCACTGAATTGCTATCAGGTGACTCTGATAGCAAGGAGAATGGAGGTTATCCTCATTGCATGCCATCTCTTCTGACTGAAGTACAAGATTTGCCTCTTGAAAAGGCAGAAGCCAAAATTTTACTG GAGAGTTCCGATTTGGTGCGTGAAGATAAAGCAATTTTGTTAAACCAGGACAAGGCTGAGGAAGAATCTCGTGGGACTTCCTTTACTGACATGAGAACTGTAGATCAAGCGCGAG GTAAAAATGCTTATGCAATGTCGGTCTTAAGGCGAGTAGAGATGAAGCTGGATGGTCGAGATATTACTGAAACCCG GGATATTACCGTTGCGGAGCAGGTTGATTTTCTGCTTAGACAAGCAACTAACATAGACAACCTCTGCAATATGTATGAAGGTTGGACGCCTTGGATTTGA